Genomic window (Cloacibacillus sp. An23):
CGGTATAGGCTTTTATACAACGGAATGTGTTTAGACATCGCCGATGCTTTTGCGACTGCGACTGACGAAGCTAAAATAGCGTTTGCCCCCAGCCCGGATTTGTCCGCAGTCCCGTCTAATTTGATCATTAGCTGGTCTAAAGACGCTGGATCTGCCAGCTGTTTACCTGCAAGTATGGCGTTTATATCGTTGGATACATGCCCCGCCGCTATGCGCGTACCTTTTCCGTTGTAGCGCCTGCCTCCGTCGTACAGCGCCTTAGCTTCGTAGGAGCCCTGAGACGTCCCGCACGGTACAGATGCGGTTGCCATATAACCTTTGGTTGTTTGGATATTTGCTTCGACTGTAGGCATACCTTTAGCATTTAATATTTCCCGGCCTTCAATTTTCTTGATTGTATCGCCGTCGTGGCATGAAGATGGTTTTCCTATTACCACTACGCGCAGATTCATGACGTTAGTTCCTGTGTTCCCTGTGTAGATGGCGTCATTAAGCTTTGAGAGCGCGGCACTTGTCCCATGTTTTGAAAATATTTCGCTGAAAGAGATGCTGCTTTTCGCCATTTCTTCTTTTGTGTATCCGTCGACGATCCCGCCGGCTATATCCGTCGGGCCGTCTGTGCCGTCCGTATCTATGCTTATAAACGCGACGTCCTCTTCGCTTCTGAGTTTGTTTACAAATCCGAATACACATTCTTGGTTTGGACCGCCGCTCTCCGGCTTGCCGACTATGGTAATCGTCGTCTCCCCGCCGCTGATCAGTGCGCATGGCGCAGGGATAGGGTTATTTGAAGAAATGACTTCGTTTGTGATCCCGGCCAAAACCATTCCAACGTCTTTGGCTTCGCCGTCGATGCATGAGGACAGTATCAACGGGGTATAGCCGAGCTCTTTTGCTTTTTGAGCCGCTGCGGCACATGCCACGCGCTGATTTCCCACGCTGAACAGAGCTTGTTTCATGCCGTCCAATGTTTTTAAAGTTTCTTTTTCAGGATGTTCGACTCCGTCCTGTAGCCGTTCTCTGACTGAGGCGGGAACTTTATCCCATAGATCGTGGTTGTTCAAGACGGTGATTGCATCCTGGAATGTGGAAGGATCGGGCAGACAAAGGTCAGGCCACGGCATTCCCGGCGTGTTCGTATCAAGTGTAAATGTGATCACAAAGGCCGGCTGCCCGTATTGGACGACACGGCCGCCTTTCAGATTGCAGAGATGTTTGCGCACGGCGTTCATTTGGCGTATATCCGCGCCGCACCGTAGCAAGAGACGATTCGTCTCGCACATTTCGTCTATGGTTATATTTCCGGCAGGTATGTTGACCAACGCGGACGCTCCGCCCGTCACAGCTGCGAAGATAATATCGTTGGAGCCGGCTTTTTCGAGAATTTCCTTAATACGAAGTGCTCCTGTCACACTGCGTTGATCAGGGAACGGATGGCTTGATTCGAACACTTCAATGTGCGGGAGGGTGCGTTTTTCTCCTTCCTTTACAACAAGAAACCCCTCGGTTATGTGGTCTCCAAGTATATCGTCTATAGCCTGAGCGATCGGATATGAACCCTTTCCGACTCCGACGACATATATATGATCTACATTATCAAGGTCAAAAGATAGTGTGCCGACCGTCAGATTATTGCCTCTCAGGTTTATATATTTTTTCGTCGATTCGTAAGGAATTACGCTTTTGATCCCGGCTTCGGCGATTTGAAGCGCGTGCTTCCGCTGCAAGACGCTGCCGTGTGATGTTAATATGTCGCTGTTGTCGTAAATAGTATCCTGTCTCATGCTTAATCACCTGTCGTCCATGAACTTATGAGATTTCTGCCTTCATCGAACTGCCAATAGTATCCTTCGCCTAGCTGCGCCAAATTAGGATTATTCTGCGCTTCTAGGAGAAGAGCCTCTGATATTTCGAGAGCGTCTAAGGAAAGGGTGTTTTTGATATGCACAATGCGCACATTGTCGTAATCCACATTGGGAGCCGTTTTGATTCCGCTTCTTAATGCGTCATAATCGTCATCCATAATCAAAGGTATCTTCCCGCCGATTACGGTACGTGCGGTCAATAAATTGGGATATGTCTTCTGCATGCTCATTTTGTCAAAGGCCCTTCGTGTGGAGATGTCGGCAAGCCCGAAACCTGAGGCGTTGCCGTCGGATTCTTCGGTTAAATCCAATACTACTAAGCGCTTGGTGATAGGATGGGCGACCATGTGTTCCGACGTAAATCGCTGTATGATGTTACAGTCCATACCCGTTCCCGTTATATTTTTCCCGAATTCGTCTATGACCAACATGTCTATATTACTGAAAGGAATCTTTGGTAGCATGCTTTTAGCTTTTTCCAATAAATCCGGCTCTTTGCGCATAATCTCATCTTTTGAAACCGCCCTTATATAACATGTCTCGTCATATGCGTTTTCCATCAGAGCTAAAGAAAAAAGAAGATTTGATTTTTCTATAAAAACACGCCCGATTTTTTCAAGATTTTTGCCCATGTTTTCCATGCCTTGTACATGGCAGAAATCCGCCCCGTGCTGTTTCCCGAGGCCGATGACGCACATCTTCAGCATCCCGCTCTCGTATTTTCCGCGGAAACTGCAGTGCGGTTTTATCCTTGCAATTGTTACCGTATAGTCTGCGGCGCATGCATTTTTGTCCATGTTGACCGGTATGCCGTCGGGCGTGTGCCCGATGATCTCCGTAGCCATATCAGACCGTATTTCGGCGCCTACGCTTGACTCTGTAATGCCGAGATGTTCCAGTATCTTCGTCTGATTTATTGCAACAGCGCCACCATGGCTTCCCATCGCTGGGACGATATAGACATCGGCGCCGTGTCCCCGTAAAACTTCCACGACAGTCTTTACGATCATAGCGATGTGGCGTATCCCGCGGCTTCCTACAGCGATGGCTACGGTGCTGCCTCTCACGGCATCTATCCCTGGAAAAGATGTGATTTCTTTGACGACACTTGTGCGAATATCATCTATCTTGTCGTCTGCAAACTTCTGGCTGAACTTATACATTTTGGGGAAGATTACTGGCTTTAAAATCTCGTCATAGACGGCGCTCATATACATCACCCTTTCATGAATGCTAATACTCTAGCATGTCAGTAAAAAATATTCAACAGTCATATAAAATTTATGTTGCATTCTGGAATATATACTTTGCGAAGTTTTTACGTTAATGAGAATAAAAGAAACGCTTGGCTGCTGGTTAAGCTTAACGAAACCAAGCGTTTTCTTTGAAAAATATTATAGAAGCGGGTTATTTGAATTTGATGAGACGGAAATCTTTCTTGCCTACGTTGAGCTGGACGTAGCGGCCGGCCAGGAGGTCGGCTTCGGTGAGGCGTTTGTCCGCGCCGGCGATTTTTTCGCCGTTGAGGTATGCTCCGCCCTCTTTGATTTTTTTCTTCGCGTTGCCCTTTGAGTCGCAGGCTCCGCAGAGGACGAGCAGATCGGTGACGCCGTCGGTCTCGGCGAGGTCGGCTTCGGCGCAGGGGATTTCCGCGGAGAGCGTGTCGAGGACTTCCTGCGAAGCGTCTTTGATGCTCGATTCGCCGAAGAGCACGGCGCTCGCGTCGCGCACGCGCGCGGCGGCTTCTTCGCCGTGGACGCGGCAGGTCATTTCCCACGCAAGCTCTTTCTGCGCTTTGCGCAGGTGCGGCGCTTTCGCGTGCTCTTCGAGCAACGCGGCTATTTCGCCGAGTTCGCGGAATGTGAAGAGTTTGAAGAGTTTTTCAAGGTCTTTGTCGTCCACGTTGATCCAGAACTGGTAGAACTTGTAGACGCTGGTGCGCTCGGGCGAGAGGTAGACGGCGCCGCTTTCGGATTTTCCGAATTTCTGTCCCTGCGCGTTGAGCAGCAGCGGGAAGGTGATGCCGTAGCACTGCCCGCCGGATTTTTTGCGCGTTAGGTCCATGCCGGCGATGATGTTGACTTGCTGGTCGTTGCCGCCCATCTGGAGCGTGCAGCCGTATTCATTGTAGAGGTGGTTGAAGTCGAAGGCCTGGAGCAGTATGTAGGAGAGCTCGGTGTAGGTTATCGACTTGTCGGGGTCGAGGACGCGGCTGCGCACGTATTCGCGGTTGACGAGGAAGCTGACGGTGAAGTATTTTCCCGTGTCGCGCAGGAATTCTATATAGTTTTCTTTTTTGAGCCAGTCGTTGTTGTTGACGAGCAGCGCGCTGTTTTCGCCGCTGTCGAAGTTGAGGAAGTGGCGGAGCTGGTTCGCTATGCAGGATACGTTGTGGAGTATCTGCTCTTCGGAGAGCAGGTTGCGTTCGGCGCTTTTGCCCGACGGGTCGCCGATGCGTCCCGTGCCGCCGCCCGCTATCGCTATCGGGCGGTGTCCGAGGCGCTGGAGCCACGCGAGACCCATGATGGCGACGAGGTTGCCGACGTGGAGGCTGTCGGCGGACGGGTCGAAGCCTATGTAGCCCGTCACCATGTTGTTTTTGAAGTGCTCTTCAAGCTCCTCGTTGTGGCTCGTCCACTCGACGAAGCCGCGATCCCTCAAAACCTGCAGCGCGTTTGTGTGCATCGGTTAAAAAAACCTCCTGAGTTTATTTTTCATGATTATACCAGTTGATGCGCCCGGAGAGCGGCTTTTCCCAGACTATCATGACGCGCCCCAGCCTCTGGAGCACGCCGCCGAAGGAGTCCGCTATCTCCTGGTCGAATGGGCTTATGGATATTTCCGGCTGAAGCGGCTCCGGGTCGCTCTGGGTTCCGCCCCACGGATATCCGCCGCCGTAGTCTTCCGTGCCGCCGTAGAAGTCTTCGTCCTCTTCTTCTTCGAGGAATGTGCTCATCCTCGTCATTTCGGAGAGGGCTTTGCCTATCCTCGGGAGGTCGGCGAGCATCCAGCCGACGGCTTTTTCGTCTTTTGAGAGGAACTGAGAGAGCGTTTCGCCCGAGGCGAGCGACTGCGGCGAGGCGAGGCCGAGCACGGCGGTGCCGCCTCGCCCCGCGCCTATGACGGAGAAGGGCACGCTGGCCGCGCCGCCGAAGTCGAAGCCCGCGACGGGCTCAGGTTCCGCTCCGAGGAAGAGGTTGTCCCAGAAGGCGGAGACGAGCGCCCGCATCAGCTCAGGTCTGCCGGAAAATTCCGCGAGGAAACCGGGCAGCGAGAACCAGAGTATTTTGTTCTGCCCGCCGAGTGAGATTACCGTGCGCCCCGCGAGTATCTCGCGTATCTGCGCGTCGGCGAGGCCGAGGCTTTCGGCGAATATGCCGGCGCGCGAGAGCGGAAACGGCCATTCGGACGGTGAGCCTTTGAGCGCAGGGAGGTTGACGCCCGCCGAGAGCAGAAGGGGCTGCGGCAGCACGCAGCCGGAGACGTCCCAGCTCTTTGCCTCGAGCGAGGCGGTCATGTATGCCCGCGCCGCGGCTCCGAGGTTCACGAAGGCCCAGCGCGCCTCGCCGGGCTGCCCTTCGCTCTGAGGGCCGCGCCAAGCGGCCTCGAGCGTCAGCGCGAAGTTCTCCTTGGCTCGTTTCGTCAGTTCGCCGCCGTCGGATATTTCGATGTGCGCGGGCCACTGCGGTTCCTGCGTCCATTTTTTGTCCTTCAGGCCGCCGCCGTTTTCGAGCGAGGTCATTTTGTGCAGCGTTCGCTGGTCGGCCGCGATCAGCGTGTGAGTCCCCATGACCGTGTAGTAGAAGGGCTCTGATAGGCTCTCAGAGCGCACGGCGAACACGCCGCCGCGCCCTTCGGCGCTCTCGGTCCCGAAGGCGGCGTCGAGCGGCGCGGGGAGCGCGCCCTTTTGCAGAAGCTTCGTCTCTTCGGCGGTGAAGCGCGCCGCGCAGCAGACTGAGGCCGCGCCGTCCGCGCCGCGCTCGAGCAGCACTGCGGCGTCTTCGGCCATAGCGGCGGCGGCGAGTACCGCGCCGCTCGGCGTGTCGCTCTTAAGGTGCGCGTATATGCCGTCGGTCAGCAGCGACGAAAGCACTTTAGGATAGTTGCGTCCCTTTGTTTCAAGCAGAATGTACGGAGCAGTTTCGTCCGGCTCGGGTATGTAGGCCAGAGGCCCAGAGCCGGCGCGCGCCTGCCAAAGATATACGAACGCGGCGGCGGCGATAACTACGGCGGCCGCCGCCGCTGCCGCAGCGTATTTCAATTTCGCTCCCATCGAGAGATCCTTCCTTTTGCCCCGCGCGGCACAGTCTTAGCCCTTGCCTTCGCGCGCGCTTCCGGCGCCGAGCGCGGCGGCGGTCTCGAGCAGCGTGCGCGCGGATATGAGCAGCGGCATTATATTGCGGTACTGCTCGTCGTTGTTTATCAGCTTTTCGCGCATTTCGTCGGTGCGTTCCGATATCATGTTCAGCACGCTCTCGACGTCTTTCGTGTCGAAGTCTATCCTGTCGAGGATACGCTTCGATATGACCGGCATCTCGGCCCTCTCCGGGGCCGGCGCGAGGAGGTCTATCTCGTCGCCTATCGCCGGGATGCGCGTCGCGTAGCCGGCGTCCTTGAGGCCGAGCGCCAGCGACTCCGCCGACTTCGGCTCGCCGTGTACGATTATGAAGCGCGCCTTCTTCGGGAAGTGCGAGGCCCAGCTCAGAAGGTCGCCGCGGTCCGCGTGCGCTGAGAAGCCGTTGAGCGTATGGAACTTCGCTTTCACGGATATTTCCTCGCCCGCTATGCGCACCTTCTTCGCTCCGTCTACGAGGCGGCGGCCCAGCGTGCCGTAGGCCTGGTAGCCTACGAAGAATACGTGCGTGTCTTTTTTATAAAGGCTGTGCTTGAGGTGGTGCATTATGCGCCCGCCGGAACACATCCCGCTGCCTGCGAGGACTATGCCCTCGTCCATCGCGTTTATCGCGCGCGACTCTTCGGCGGTTCGCACGAAGCTGAAGCCGCGCGGCTCGAACGGGTCTTCGCCGTTCATCAGCATCTCTTTGAGATCGCGCGAGAGCAGCGCCGCGTGGGCCGAGTATATCTCCGTAGTCTTGACGCCCATCGGCGAATCGAGGTAGATGTTCGCCATTTTGAGGTCCGGCAGCTTCTTCTGGAGCAGCTTGAATTCGTACAGCATCCTCTGCGCGCGGTCGACTACGAATGTCGGCACGAGCACCTTTCCGCCGGAGCGGACGGCGGCCTCCATCGCGTCCTGGAACTCGGCGCGCGTGTCCGCGAGCGACTTGTGCAGACGGTCGCCGTAAGTCGATTCAATAAGTACGAAGTCCGCCTCTTCCACCACCGCGGGCGGCTTTTCTATAACGCCGTCGAGCGGCCCGAGGTCGCCGGAGAAGACGACTTTCACAGGTTTTTCGTCCTTTTCGGAGATCCACGCCTCTATTATCGCGCTGCCGAGTATGTGCCCTGCGTCGCGGAAGCGGACCTTCAGCCCCGGCATGA
Coding sequences:
- a CDS encoding DUF4147 domain-containing protein codes for the protein MRQDTIYDNSDILTSHGSVLQRKHALQIAEAGIKSVIPYESTKKYINLRGNNLTVGTLSFDLDNVDHIYVVGVGKGSYPIAQAIDDILGDHITEGFLVVKEGEKRTLPHIEVFESSHPFPDQRSVTGALRIKEILEKAGSNDIIFAAVTGGASALVNIPAGNITIDEMCETNRLLLRCGADIRQMNAVRKHLCNLKGGRVVQYGQPAFVITFTLDTNTPGMPWPDLCLPDPSTFQDAITVLNNHDLWDKVPASVRERLQDGVEHPEKETLKTLDGMKQALFSVGNQRVACAAAAQKAKELGYTPLILSSCIDGEAKDVGMVLAGITNEVISSNNPIPAPCALISGGETTITIVGKPESGGPNQECVFGFVNKLRSEEDVAFISIDTDGTDGPTDIAGGIVDGYTKEEMAKSSISFSEIFSKHGTSAALSKLNDAIYTGNTGTNVMNLRVVVIGKPSSCHDGDTIKKIEGREILNAKGMPTVEANIQTTKGYMATASVPCGTSQGSYEAKALYDGGRRYNGKGTRIAAGHVSNDINAILAGKQLADPASLDQLMIKLDGTADKSGLGANAILASSVAVAKASAMSKHIPLYKSLYRQDSYKIPDIIATVIAGGAFSVSAHALEFEDYLYVFSNFDSFDEELEALVTLRAHLQKKLTEQYGVIPEDGGALAAPLKSTEEAFKWMLQSVRECGYEGKVTLGLDVAASESYDKATQTYRFNKVFGRDELTDYYADLCKKYPLTYIEDAFHEDDIDGFAALRSRLPGVQNVGDDLFASNIARLREYHTVANGLLLKINQIGSVSEAITAAEFAQKHDMDVIVSLRSGETTDDFIADLAVAVNARQIKLGSPVRAERNVKYNRLLQIAEELGR
- a CDS encoding lactate racemase domain-containing protein, with the protein product MSAVYDEILKPVIFPKMYKFSQKFADDKIDDIRTSVVKEITSFPGIDAVRGSTVAIAVGSRGIRHIAMIVKTVVEVLRGHGADVYIVPAMGSHGGAVAINQTKILEHLGITESSVGAEIRSDMATEIIGHTPDGIPVNMDKNACAADYTVTIARIKPHCSFRGKYESGMLKMCVIGLGKQHGADFCHVQGMENMGKNLEKIGRVFIEKSNLLFSLALMENAYDETCYIRAVSKDEIMRKEPDLLEKAKSMLPKIPFSNIDMLVIDEFGKNITGTGMDCNIIQRFTSEHMVAHPITKRLVVLDLTEESDGNASGFGLADISTRRAFDKMSMQKTYPNLLTARTVIGGKIPLIMDDDYDALRSGIKTAPNVDYDNVRIVHIKNTLSLDALEISEALLLEAQNNPNLAQLGEGYYWQFDEGRNLISSWTTGD
- the tyrS gene encoding tyrosine--tRNA ligase, with product MHTNALQVLRDRGFVEWTSHNEELEEHFKNNMVTGYIGFDPSADSLHVGNLVAIMGLAWLQRLGHRPIAIAGGGTGRIGDPSGKSAERNLLSEEQILHNVSCIANQLRHFLNFDSGENSALLVNNNDWLKKENYIEFLRDTGKYFTVSFLVNREYVRSRVLDPDKSITYTELSYILLQAFDFNHLYNEYGCTLQMGGNDQQVNIIAGMDLTRKKSGGQCYGITFPLLLNAQGQKFGKSESGAVYLSPERTSVYKFYQFWINVDDKDLEKLFKLFTFRELGEIAALLEEHAKAPHLRKAQKELAWEMTCRVHGEEAAARVRDASAVLFGESSIKDASQEVLDTLSAEIPCAEADLAETDGVTDLLVLCGACDSKGNAKKKIKEGGAYLNGEKIAGADKRLTEADLLAGRYVQLNVGKKDFRLIKFK
- a CDS encoding MBL fold metallo-hydrolase, yielding MKLRIFGAAGEVTGSNYMIETAGYRVLVDCGTHQGEDEERHEGENFPYDPAGIDAVLLTHAHIDHSGRLPLLVRQGFKGKIYCTHATSELIEILLRDSAKIMKEDAEWRTRKNARKGLPAVKPLYGDNDVEDALALRSYVPYDEVFEIMPGLKVRFRDAGHILGSAIIEAWISEKDEKPVKVVFSGDLGPLDGVIEKPPAVVEEADFVLIESTYGDRLHKSLADTRAEFQDAMEAAVRSGGKVLVPTFVVDRAQRMLYEFKLLQKKLPDLKMANIYLDSPMGVKTTEIYSAHAALLSRDLKEMLMNGEDPFEPRGFSFVRTAEESRAINAMDEGIVLAGSGMCSGGRIMHHLKHSLYKKDTHVFFVGYQAYGTLGRRLVDGAKKVRIAGEEISVKAKFHTLNGFSAHADRGDLLSWASHFPKKARFIIVHGEPKSAESLALGLKDAGYATRIPAIGDEIDLLAPAPERAEMPVISKRILDRIDFDTKDVESVLNMISERTDEMREKLINNDEQYRNIMPLLISARTLLETAAALGAGSAREGKG